From a region of the Enterobacter sp. JBIWA008 genome:
- the kdpD gene encoding two-component system sensor histidine kinase KdpD, protein MTDEPMRPDPDRLLEQTAEAHRGKLKIFFGACAGVGKTFAMLTEAQRLRAQGLDILIGVVETHGRKETASLLKGLATQPPRRISHRGRLVTEFDLDAALARRPALILMDELAHSNAPGSRHPKRWQDVEELLEAGIDVFTTVNVQHLESLNDVVSGVTGIQVRETVPDPFFDSADEVVLVDLPPDDLRQRLHEGKVYIAGQAERAIEHFFRKGNLIALRELALRRTADRVDDQMRAWRDLQGQERVWHTRDAILLCVGHGSGNEKLVRTAARLAAKFGSVWHAVYVETPQLHALPENQRRAILSSLRLAQELGAETATLSDPQEDKAILRYAREHNLGKIVIGRRQHRRWFSRESFADKLARRAPDLDLVIVALDDKPTPLPNRAPDSRTFSDKWRIQLRGCLVAVVLCALITVIASQWLIAFDAANLVMIYLLGVVVVALFYGRWPSVLATVINVISFDLFFIAPRGTLAVSDVQYILTFAVMLTVGLVIGNLTAGVRYQARIARYREQRTRHLYEMSKSLAVGRTPLDIVQTSEQFIRSTFHASNLILLPDEHGKLRPLTSASGMTPWDEAIARWSFDKGLPAGAGTDTLPGVPYQILPLRSADKNQGLVIVEPSNLRQLMIPEQQRLLETFTLLVASALERLALTASEEQARLASERESIRNSLLAALSHDLRTPLTVLFGQSEILTLDLAAEGSKHALQASEIRQHVLNTTRLVNNLLDMARIQSGGFNLKKEWLTLEEVVGSALKMLEPGLGGRHIALNMPEPLTLIHVDGPLFERVLINLLENAGKYAGASAQIGVDATVDDGALRLDVWDTGPGIPAGQELAIFEKFARGNKESAIPGVGLGLAICQAIVDVHGGTISAENRPEGGARFCVTLPLETPPELNELPEDL, encoded by the coding sequence ATGACCGACGAGCCCATGCGCCCGGATCCGGACAGGCTGCTTGAACAGACGGCTGAAGCCCATCGCGGCAAACTGAAAATTTTCTTCGGCGCCTGCGCAGGCGTAGGGAAAACCTTCGCCATGCTGACGGAAGCCCAGCGGCTTCGGGCGCAGGGGCTCGATATTTTGATCGGCGTGGTAGAAACCCACGGACGCAAAGAGACGGCATCGCTGCTGAAGGGGCTGGCTACCCAGCCGCCCCGCCGCATCAGCCACCGCGGTCGGTTAGTCACCGAATTCGATCTCGATGCCGCCCTCGCCCGCCGCCCCGCCCTTATCCTGATGGACGAACTGGCGCACAGCAATGCGCCTGGCTCACGCCATCCAAAGCGCTGGCAGGATGTAGAAGAGCTGCTCGAAGCCGGCATTGATGTTTTCACCACGGTTAACGTTCAGCATCTCGAAAGCCTGAACGACGTTGTCAGCGGCGTGACCGGAATTCAGGTGCGCGAGACGGTGCCCGACCCCTTCTTTGATTCTGCCGATGAAGTGGTGCTGGTCGACCTGCCCCCCGATGATTTGCGCCAGCGCCTGCATGAAGGCAAAGTCTATATTGCTGGCCAGGCCGAACGCGCCATCGAACATTTCTTCCGTAAAGGTAACCTGATTGCCCTGCGCGAGCTGGCCCTGCGTCGTACTGCCGATCGCGTCGACGATCAGATGCGCGCCTGGCGCGATCTGCAGGGCCAGGAACGCGTCTGGCATACGCGGGATGCCATTCTGCTGTGCGTCGGCCACGGCAGCGGCAATGAAAAGCTTGTCCGCACCGCCGCTCGCCTGGCGGCCAAATTTGGCAGCGTCTGGCATGCGGTGTATGTCGAAACGCCGCAGCTGCACGCGCTGCCCGAAAACCAGCGCCGCGCTATTCTGAGTTCGCTGCGCCTGGCGCAGGAGCTGGGTGCGGAAACCGCCACCCTTTCCGATCCGCAGGAAGATAAAGCCATTCTGCGCTACGCCCGTGAGCACAACCTGGGGAAAATCGTCATTGGCCGTCGCCAGCACCGCCGCTGGTTTAGCCGCGAATCCTTTGCCGACAAGCTGGCCCGCCGCGCACCGGATCTGGACCTGGTGATAGTGGCGCTGGACGACAAACCCACGCCCTTACCCAATCGCGCGCCGGACAGCCGCACCTTTAGCGATAAATGGCGCATTCAGCTCCGCGGCTGTCTGGTCGCCGTCGTGCTCTGCGCCCTGATTACCGTCATTGCCAGCCAGTGGCTGATCGCGTTTGATGCCGCCAACCTGGTGATGATCTACCTTCTTGGCGTAGTGGTGGTGGCGCTCTTTTACGGGCGCTGGCCGTCGGTACTGGCGACGGTTATCAACGTCATCAGCTTCGATCTGTTCTTTATTGCCCCCCGCGGGACGCTTGCGGTTTCGGACGTACAGTACATCCTGACCTTCGCCGTGATGCTCACCGTCGGGCTGGTTATCGGGAATCTGACAGCGGGCGTGCGCTACCAGGCGCGTATCGCACGCTATCGAGAACAGCGCACGCGTCATCTCTATGAGATGTCGAAATCGCTGGCGGTTGGCCGCACGCCTCTGGATATCGTGCAGACCAGCGAGCAGTTTATCCGCTCGACGTTTCATGCCAGCAACCTGATTTTACTCCCGGACGAACATGGCAAGCTGCGCCCGCTGACGTCGGCCTCAGGCATGACGCCATGGGACGAAGCCATCGCGCGCTGGAGCTTTGATAAAGGGCTACCTGCGGGCGCAGGGACCGACACCCTGCCCGGCGTGCCCTATCAAATTCTGCCGCTGCGCAGTGCCGATAAAAATCAGGGGCTGGTGATTGTTGAGCCCTCCAACCTGCGCCAGCTGATGATCCCCGAACAGCAGCGGCTGCTGGAGACCTTTACGCTGCTGGTTGCCAGCGCGCTGGAGCGGCTGGCCCTCACCGCCAGCGAAGAGCAGGCCCGGCTGGCGAGCGAGCGTGAAAGCATTCGTAACTCGCTGCTGGCGGCGCTCTCTCACGATCTGCGAACCCCGCTCACCGTCCTGTTTGGTCAGTCAGAAATCCTGACGCTGGACCTGGCGGCGGAAGGATCTAAACACGCCCTTCAGGCCAGCGAGATCCGCCAGCATGTGCTGAATACCACGCGTCTGGTCAATAACCTGCTCGATATGGCGCGTATCCAGTCAGGCGGTTTTAACCTCAAAAAAGAGTGGCTCACGCTTGAAGAGGTGGTGGGCAGCGCCCTGAAAATGCTCGAACCCGGCCTGGGCGGGCGGCATATTGCGCTGAACATGCCCGAGCCCCTGACGTTAATTCACGTTGACGGTCCGCTGTTTGAACGGGTGCTGATCAACCTGCTGGAAAATGCCGGCAAATATGCGGGCGCCAGCGCTCAAATTGGGGTGGATGCGACGGTGGACGATGGCGCGCTTCGCCTTGACGTCTGGGATACCGGACCCGGCATTCCCGCCGGGCAAGAGCTGGCTATTTTCGAGAAATTCGCACGCGGCAACAAGGAGTCGGCCATTCCGGGCGTGGGGCTGGGGCTGGCAATATGTCAGGCGATCGTTGACGTCCATGGCGGGACCATTTCCGCAGAGAATCGTCCCGAAGGCGGCGCGCGGTTTTGTGTTACACTTCCTCTGGAAACCCCACCAGAACTTAATGAATTACCAGAGGATTTGTGA
- the pgm gene encoding phosphoglucomutase (alpha-D-glucose-1,6-bisphosphate-dependent) has translation MANHSRAGQPAQQSDLINVAQLTAQYYVLKPVVGNAEHAVKFGTSGHRGSAARHSFNEPHILAIAQAIAEERAKNGVTGPCYVGKDTHALSEPAFISVVEVLAANGVDVIVQENNGFTPTPAVSNAILVHNKKGGALADGIVITPSHNPPEDGGIKYNPPNGGPADTNVTKVVEDRANALLADGLKGVKRISLDAAMASGHVKEQDLVQPFVEGLADIVDMAAIQKAGLKLGVDPLGGSGIEYWKRIAEHYKLDLTIVNDHVDQTFRFMHLDKDGAIRMDCSSECAMAGLLALRDKFDLAFANDPDYDRHGIVTPAGLMNPNHYLAVAINYLFQHRPQWGKEVAVGKTLVSSAMIDRVVEALGRKLVEVPVGFKWFVDGLHDGSFGFGGEESAGASFLRFDGTPWSTDKDGIIMCLLAAEITAVTGKNPQEHYNDLAARFGAPSYNRIQASATSAQKAALSKLSPEMVSASTLAGDPITARLTAAPGNGASIGGLKVMTENGWFAARPSGTEDAYKIYCESFLGAEHRQQIEKEAVEIVSEVLKNA, from the coding sequence ATGGCAAATCACAGCCGTGCAGGCCAACCTGCACAACAAAGCGATTTGATTAACGTCGCTCAGCTGACCGCGCAGTATTACGTGCTGAAACCGGTCGTGGGCAACGCAGAACACGCAGTGAAGTTTGGTACATCTGGTCACCGCGGCAGCGCGGCGCGCCACAGCTTTAACGAACCGCACATTCTGGCCATTGCTCAGGCCATTGCGGAAGAGCGCGCTAAAAACGGCGTTACCGGTCCGTGCTACGTGGGGAAAGATACCCATGCCCTGTCTGAACCGGCGTTCATCTCTGTTGTGGAAGTGCTGGCGGCAAACGGCGTTGATGTGATTGTTCAGGAGAACAACGGCTTCACCCCAACGCCTGCGGTCTCTAACGCCATCCTGGTGCACAACAAAAAAGGTGGTGCGCTGGCGGACGGTATCGTTATCACGCCATCCCACAACCCGCCGGAAGACGGTGGTATCAAATACAACCCGCCTAACGGTGGCCCGGCCGACACTAACGTCACCAAAGTGGTGGAAGATCGTGCGAACGCGCTGCTGGCTGACGGTCTGAAAGGCGTGAAGCGTATTTCTCTGGATGCTGCCATGGCATCCGGTCACGTGAAAGAGCAGGATCTGGTTCAGCCGTTCGTGGAAGGGCTGGCGGATATCGTCGATATGGCGGCCATTCAGAAAGCCGGCTTGAAGCTGGGCGTGGATCCGCTGGGCGGCTCCGGTATCGAATACTGGAAACGTATCGCCGAGCACTACAAGCTGGATCTGACCATCGTGAACGATCACGTCGATCAGACCTTCCGCTTTATGCACCTGGACAAAGACGGCGCGATCCGTATGGACTGCTCCTCCGAGTGCGCGATGGCGGGCCTGCTGGCGCTGCGTGATAAATTCGATCTGGCGTTTGCTAACGACCCGGATTATGACCGTCACGGTATCGTCACTCCTGCCGGGCTGATGAACCCGAACCACTATCTGGCCGTCGCGATTAACTACCTGTTCCAGCACCGCCCGCAGTGGGGCAAAGAGGTGGCCGTCGGTAAAACGCTGGTTTCCTCCGCGATGATCGACCGCGTGGTCGAGGCGCTGGGCCGCAAGCTGGTGGAAGTGCCGGTGGGCTTCAAATGGTTCGTTGACGGTCTGCACGACGGCAGCTTCGGTTTTGGTGGTGAAGAGAGCGCGGGGGCCTCTTTCCTGCGCTTCGACGGCACGCCATGGTCAACCGATAAAGACGGCATCATCATGTGCCTGCTGGCGGCGGAAATCACCGCGGTCACCGGTAAAAACCCGCAGGAACATTACAACGACCTGGCGGCACGCTTTGGTGCGCCAAGCTATAACCGTATTCAGGCTAGCGCGACGTCAGCACAGAAAGCGGCCCTGTCCAAACTCTCTCCGGAGATGGTCAGCGCAAGCACCCTGGCGGGCGATCCGATCACTGCCCGTCTGACGGCGGCACCGGGCAACGGCGCATCCATTGGTGGTCTGAAAGTGATGACCGAGAACGGCTGGTTCGCCGCGCGTCCGTCCGGTACGGAAGATGCGTACAAAATCTATTGCGAAAGCTTCCTCGGCGCTGAGCACCGTCAGCAGATTGAGAAAGAAGCCGTAGAGATTGTCAGCGAAGTGCTGAAAAACGCGTAA
- the speFL gene encoding leader peptide SpeFL, whose amino-acid sequence MENNNRLMPHIRRTTHIMMFAHRNCFDFHLFNAR is encoded by the coding sequence ATGGAAAACAACAATCGCTTAATGCCCCATATAAGGCGGACAACACATATCATGATGTTTGCCCACCGAAACTGCTTTGACTTTCATCTCTTTAATGCCCGGTAG
- the kdpE gene encoding two-component system response regulator KdpE: protein MINVLIVEDEIAISRFLRAALEGDGLRVHDAGTLQRGLIEAATRKPDLVILDLGLPDGDGIDFIREVRQWSQMPILVLSARTEETDKIAALDAGADDYLIKPFGIGELQARLRVALRRHSATTPADPTYTFGDIRVDLAARRIVRGEEEIHLTPIEFRLLAVLLNNHGKVLTQRQLLSQVWGPNAVEHSHYLRIYMGHLRQKLEVDPARPRHLLTETGIGYRFML from the coding sequence GTGATCAACGTTCTGATTGTTGAAGATGAGATCGCTATTAGCCGTTTTCTGCGCGCTGCGCTGGAAGGGGACGGTCTGCGCGTTCATGATGCGGGTACGCTTCAGCGGGGTTTAATTGAAGCCGCCACCCGCAAGCCTGACCTGGTGATCCTCGATCTTGGTCTGCCGGACGGTGACGGCATCGACTTTATCCGGGAAGTGCGTCAGTGGAGCCAGATGCCGATCCTCGTGCTCTCCGCCCGTACTGAAGAGACGGATAAAATCGCGGCGCTGGATGCCGGTGCGGATGACTATCTGATTAAACCTTTTGGTATCGGCGAGCTACAGGCTCGCCTTCGCGTGGCGCTGCGTCGCCACAGCGCAACCACGCCTGCTGACCCAACCTACACCTTTGGGGATATCCGGGTTGACCTGGCCGCGCGGCGCATTGTGCGTGGTGAGGAGGAAATTCACCTCACGCCAATAGAATTTCGCCTGCTCGCCGTGCTGCTCAACAACCACGGCAAGGTTCTCACCCAACGACAGCTGTTAAGTCAGGTGTGGGGACCCAACGCTGTAGAACATAGTCATTATTTACGCATATATATGGGACACCTTCGTCAGAAACTCGAAGTTGACCCCGCCCGCCCTCGCCATTTATTAACTGAAACCGGTATCGGTTATCGGTTTATGCTTTGA
- the potE gene encoding putrescine-ornithine antiporter, which yields MSKSNKMGVVQLTILTMVNMMGSGIIMLPTKLAEVGTISIISWLVTAVGSMALAWAFAKCGMFSRKSGGMGGYAEYAFGKSGNFMANYTYGVSLLIANVAIAISAVGYGTELFGATLSPVQIGLATIGVLWICTVANFGGARITGQLSSITVWGVIIPVVGLCIIGWFWFSPTLYANSWNPHHVPFFTAVGSSIAMTLWAFLGLESACANAEVVENPEKNVPIAVLGGTLGAAVIYIVSTNVIAGIVPNMDLANSTAPFGLAFAQMFTPEVGKVIMGLMVMSCCGSLLGWQFTIAQVFKSSADEGYFPKIFSRVTKADAPVQGMLAIVIFQSGLSLMTISPSLNSQFNVLVNLAVVTNIIPYILSMAALVIIQKVAKVDPRKARVANIVALIGAIYSFYALYSSGQEAMLYGAMVTFMGWTLYGLVSPRFELKNKHS from the coding sequence ATGAGTAAGTCCAATAAGATGGGCGTGGTGCAGCTGACCATCCTCACCATGGTCAACATGATGGGGTCCGGGATTATCATGCTGCCCACCAAACTGGCAGAGGTGGGTACCATCTCTATCATCTCCTGGCTGGTGACGGCAGTCGGTTCAATGGCGCTGGCGTGGGCGTTCGCCAAATGCGGGATGTTCAGCCGTAAGTCAGGCGGCATGGGTGGCTACGCCGAGTACGCCTTTGGTAAGTCAGGCAACTTTATGGCCAACTATACCTACGGGGTGTCGCTGCTGATCGCCAACGTGGCGATTGCCATCTCCGCCGTGGGTTACGGTACTGAGCTTTTTGGCGCGACGCTTAGCCCGGTACAAATTGGGCTGGCGACCATTGGGGTGCTGTGGATCTGCACCGTGGCTAACTTTGGCGGCGCGCGTATCACCGGGCAGCTCAGCAGCATCACCGTCTGGGGCGTGATTATCCCGGTTGTCGGCCTGTGCATCATCGGCTGGTTCTGGTTTAGCCCAACGCTCTACGCCAACTCCTGGAACCCGCACCATGTACCGTTCTTTACCGCGGTCGGTTCTTCTATCGCCATGACGCTCTGGGCCTTTCTCGGTCTGGAATCCGCCTGCGCGAATGCGGAAGTGGTAGAAAATCCGGAAAAGAACGTACCGATTGCGGTTCTCGGCGGAACGCTGGGCGCGGCGGTGATCTATATCGTCTCGACTAACGTGATTGCAGGCATCGTACCGAATATGGATCTGGCTAACTCCACGGCACCGTTCGGGCTGGCCTTCGCGCAGATGTTCACCCCGGAAGTAGGGAAAGTGATCATGGGTTTGATGGTGATGTCCTGCTGCGGTTCCCTTCTCGGCTGGCAGTTCACCATCGCGCAGGTATTTAAATCCTCGGCTGATGAAGGTTACTTCCCAAAAATCTTCTCCCGTGTGACCAAAGCGGATGCGCCGGTGCAGGGCATGCTGGCGATTGTCATCTTCCAGAGTGGATTGTCGCTGATGACCATTAGCCCGTCGCTGAACAGCCAGTTCAACGTGCTGGTCAACCTGGCGGTAGTGACGAATATCATTCCTTATATTCTGTCGATGGCAGCGCTGGTGATCATTCAGAAGGTAGCGAAGGTGGATCCGCGCAAAGCGAGAGTGGCTAATATTGTGGCGCTGATTGGGGCAATCTACAGCTTCTATGCGCTCTACTCGTCCGGCCAGGAGGCGATGCTCTACGGAGCGATGGTGACCTTTATGGGCTGGACGCTGTACGGTCTGGTGTCACCAAGGTTCGAGTTAAAGAATAAGCACAGCTAA
- the speF gene encoding ornithine decarboxylase SpeF produces MKNLKIAASRACPDCFTTQRELVDVRASDYIDVAAIVLAVTDIASGILDEIEATGFGIPVFVATHKEEFIPADYLSRIHGVFEYSDTSNDFYGRQLEAAAQKYETQLRPPFFRALVDYVKQGNSAFDCPGHQGGQFFRRHPAGNQFVDFFGETLFRSDLCNADVAMGDLLIHEGAPCIAQQHAAKVFNADKTYFVLNGTSSSNKVVLNALLTPGDLVLFDRNNHKSNHHGALLLAGATPVYLETARNPYGFIGGIDAHCFEESYLRELVAEVAPGRARDARPFRLAVIQLGTYDGTIYNARQVVDKIGHLCDYILFDSAWVGYEQFIPMMADCSPLLLELNENDPGILVTQSVHKQQAGFSQTSQIHKKDSHIKGQQRYVPHKRLNNAFMMHASTSPFYPLFAALDINARMHEGQSGRNMWMDCVVNGIEARKLILENCRYLRPFVPETVDGRPWESWDTAEIATNLRFFHFVPGENWHAFEGYAEHQYFIDPCKLLLTTPGINARTGEYDDFGVPATILANFLRENGIVPEKCDLNSILFLLTPAEDMGKLQQLVAQLVRFEKLLESDVPLKDVLPSLYKQHPERYADYTLRQICQEMHDLYARHNVKHLQKEMFRKSHFPRVMMNPQDANYAYLRGEVELVSLRDAEGRIAAEGALPYPPGVLCVVPGEVWGGSVLRYFAALEEGINLLPGFAPELQGVYVEECEGRKQVRCNVIKQPAAQPALLKGEKL; encoded by the coding sequence ATGAAAAATTTAAAAATCGCAGCCAGCCGTGCATGTCCGGATTGCTTTACTACCCAGCGTGAACTGGTGGATGTCCGCGCTTCTGATTATATTGATGTTGCCGCCATTGTTCTGGCGGTCACGGATATTGCCAGCGGTATCCTGGACGAAATAGAAGCCACCGGTTTTGGCATTCCTGTTTTTGTCGCGACGCACAAAGAAGAGTTCATCCCGGCAGACTATTTATCGCGCATTCATGGCGTATTTGAGTATTCAGACACCAGCAACGACTTTTATGGACGCCAGCTGGAAGCGGCAGCCCAGAAGTATGAAACCCAGCTGCGCCCGCCGTTTTTCCGCGCGCTTGTCGACTATGTGAAGCAGGGCAACAGCGCGTTTGACTGCCCGGGGCACCAGGGAGGCCAGTTCTTCCGCCGCCATCCTGCCGGTAATCAGTTTGTCGATTTCTTTGGTGAGACGCTTTTCCGCTCCGATCTGTGCAACGCCGACGTGGCGATGGGCGATCTGCTGATCCACGAAGGCGCGCCGTGCATTGCCCAGCAGCATGCGGCAAAAGTCTTTAATGCCGATAAGACCTACTTCGTGCTGAATGGCACCTCGTCATCCAACAAGGTGGTGCTTAACGCCCTGCTCACCCCGGGCGACCTGGTGCTGTTCGACCGTAACAACCACAAATCTAACCATCACGGTGCCCTCCTCCTGGCTGGCGCAACGCCGGTCTACCTCGAAACCGCACGCAACCCGTACGGCTTTATTGGCGGCATTGACGCCCACTGTTTTGAAGAAAGTTATCTGCGCGAGCTGGTGGCAGAGGTGGCGCCTGGCCGTGCACGCGATGCGCGTCCGTTCCGTCTGGCGGTGATCCAGCTGGGTACCTACGATGGCACCATCTATAACGCCCGTCAGGTGGTGGATAAGATTGGGCACCTGTGTGATTACATCCTGTTTGACTCGGCCTGGGTGGGTTACGAGCAGTTTATTCCGATGATGGCCGACTGCTCGCCGCTGCTGCTGGAGCTGAACGAAAACGATCCGGGGATCCTGGTCACCCAGTCCGTACATAAACAGCAGGCTGGCTTCTCGCAGACCTCGCAAATCCACAAGAAAGACAGCCATATCAAAGGTCAACAACGCTATGTCCCGCATAAGCGGCTGAATAATGCCTTTATGATGCACGCCTCCACCAGCCCGTTTTATCCGCTGTTTGCCGCGCTGGACATCAACGCCCGGATGCATGAAGGCCAGAGCGGCCGCAACATGTGGATGGACTGCGTGGTGAACGGTATCGAAGCGCGCAAGCTAATCCTGGAGAACTGCCGGTATCTGCGCCCCTTCGTGCCGGAGACGGTGGATGGCCGTCCGTGGGAAAGCTGGGACACGGCGGAAATTGCGACCAACCTGCGCTTCTTCCACTTTGTCCCGGGTGAAAACTGGCACGCTTTTGAAGGCTATGCCGAGCATCAGTATTTTATCGACCCGTGCAAGCTCCTGCTGACAACGCCGGGCATTAACGCCCGCACCGGGGAGTATGACGACTTCGGCGTGCCCGCCACTATCCTCGCCAACTTCCTGCGTGAAAACGGCATCGTGCCGGAAAAATGCGATCTCAACTCGATCCTGTTCCTGCTCACGCCTGCGGAGGATATGGGCAAGCTGCAGCAGCTGGTGGCTCAGCTGGTGCGCTTCGAAAAACTGCTCGAGAGCGATGTGCCGCTGAAAGACGTCCTGCCATCTCTCTACAAACAGCATCCGGAACGTTACGCGGATTACACCCTGCGGCAGATCTGCCAGGAAATGCATGACCTGTACGCCCGCCACAACGTGAAACATCTGCAGAAAGAGATGTTCCGCAAGTCTCACTTCCCGCGCGTGATGATGAACCCGCAGGACGCGAACTACGCCTATCTGCGCGGTGAAGTTGAACTGGTCTCACTGCGCGATGCGGAAGGCCGCATCGCCGCCGAAGGCGCCCTTCCTTATCCGCCGGGGGTGCTTTGCGTGGTCCCTGGGGAAGTCTGGGGCGGTTCCGTGCTGCGCTACTTTGCCGCGCTGGAAGAAGGCATCAACCTGCTGCCGGGCTTCGCGCCGGAGCTGCAGGGTGTGTACGTAGAAGAGTGTGAGGGTCGCAAACAGGTTCGCTGTAACGTCATCAAACAACCCGCCGCTCAGCCCGCGCTGCTGAAAGGAGAGAAATTATGA
- the kdpC gene encoding potassium-transporting ATPase subunit KdpC, translating into MTMLRPAILLFILLSLITGGLYPLVTTALGQWWFKDRANGSLIMQNGENRGSRLIGQNFTVARYFQGRPSATAESPYNPMASGGSNLAGSNPELDKAVAERVAALRAANPQASREVPVELVTASASGLDYSLTPAAAAWQIPRVAAARQLTVEQVSQLVAEHTQKPLVSFIGMPVVNIVELNLALDALRKN; encoded by the coding sequence ATGACAATGTTACGTCCCGCTATACTTCTGTTTATTCTGCTGTCTCTCATTACCGGCGGGCTGTACCCGCTGGTGACCACCGCGCTGGGCCAGTGGTGGTTCAAGGATCGGGCCAACGGCTCGCTGATTATGCAAAACGGTGAAAACCGCGGTTCTCGCCTGATTGGTCAGAACTTTACGGTTGCCCGTTACTTCCAGGGACGCCCTTCCGCCACTGCCGAAAGCCCGTATAATCCGATGGCATCCGGCGGCAGCAACCTGGCGGGCAGCAACCCTGAGCTGGACAAAGCCGTTGCTGAGCGCGTCGCAGCCCTGCGCGCCGCCAATCCGCAGGCCAGCCGTGAGGTGCCCGTAGAGCTGGTGACCGCCTCGGCCAGCGGGCTGGACTACAGCCTGACGCCGGCAGCAGCGGCCTGGCAAATCCCGCGCGTCGCCGCGGCCCGTCAGCTGACCGTCGAACAGGTTAGCCAGCTGGTTGCAGAGCACACGCAAAAGCCGCTGGTCAGCTTCATCGGCATGCCCGTGGTGAATATTGTTGAGCTGAATCTGGCGCTGGACGCGCTAAGGAAAAACTAA